The stretch of DNA ATCAATGTAGATCGCATATTTTAATTCCTCATTCGTTTTTACATTAACGTCCACTCTTTCTTCATGGCCTTCAATATGAATGGTTTCTTCTCTTTTTTCCTCAAATAAAGAAATAAAATCCTGTAACATTGCTTTTCCTACATCGGTGGACCAGGTGAAGATCACAATAGCTATAATGGTCGCAAAAGTGATTCCTCCATACATTACTCTCCTACGTTGTTGTTTCTTTTTTCGCTTTTTCCATTCCTTATCGTTTTCAAGGGTTTGATGAATGGCTATCCATGTTTCTTCTTTTGCTGTTGTAGCTATATCGGTCTTTTCTTGAAATAATTTTTTCAACTGTTCATCAAAAGAATGGTTTTTATTCCCACTCATGTTCTCTCCCTCCTAACTTGGAACGTAGTTTATTCCTTGCTTGATATAACCTTGATTTCACCGTGTTTTGATTCAACTCGAGAATTTCAGCAATTTCTTTTTCACTAAATCCATTCAAATATTTTAATATGATAACGGTTTTATGATGCTCCTCTAATTCATCGATTGCTTCATCTAACTCATCTAATGGTTTAGATTGTGTTGACTGTCGACCTAAATAATCTAATAATTGCTCTGAGTCTATGGTTACTTCTGAACGAGTACGCTTTCTTAATAATCGATTCGATTCATTTATGAGTATCCGATAGAGCCAAGCTCTGAAGGGACGGTTGATATCATAGCTATCAATATTTCGAAATACACGTATAAAAGTCTCCTGTACAATGTCGGATGCATCATTCTTATTTTTAGAAATGGCATATGCTGTTCTTAGTGCATAGTCAACGTGTAACTGATAAAGCTTTTGAAACGCTTGCTGATTCCCTTTTTTAATTTTCTTTATCAGCTTCTTCTCGTCATCTGCCATATTACTGCCTCCTTTTCACTCCTTTACTTACTAATACTACCCATCAGATTACAGAAAAGTTTTATTTTATTTATTTTTTCATAAAAAAAGCTGCCGAAAAATATGTTTTCCGGCAGCTTTTCACTATTTATTCATACTAGAGAAGAAATCTCCAAGCGGATCCTCTTCCTCTGCTTCTTCCTCTGTATTTTCTTCGTTGTTATGAACATCTAACTCTCCAATATCCAAGTCATCCATACGAAACTCAGACGCAGCAGACTCATGAAATGCCATAGGCGGTTCTTCTTCTTTTTCTAAATATTGATCAGCTTCTTCAATATCTTTGTTTAGAGTTGTCATTATAGATGTTACTCGTTTAGGGTCTGTTAGTAACTGATATAAGATAGAGCCAATCATAGCTTCAGAATGCTCATGCTTTAACCAGCTTTTCTGCTCTCTTGTTAATGGTTTAGGCAAAGGAACTGTTACAGTCTCTCTTTCTCGAACTACCGTCTCATGAACACCCTTTAAAACAAAATGTGCTATTTTACTAGAAAAATTTCTTCTTTCTACGTCTTTTAACTGTTGCAATTGTTTTAACAAATAATCTGGGGTTTCAGAGGGTACTCGAAATGTAATTGTTTGACCTCTTTCAATTTTCTTTACCATTTAATCACCTTATTTTGATTTCGTAGTCTTTTTTTCTTTTTCCACTACTTGTGGAGAAGATTTTTGCACAAAGTCGGTGATTAGCTTATAGTACGCATTCGCCATCATCCAAATGCTCTCGTTTTCATCTTCAAAGAATTCAATATTATAGCCATCTAACTTATTGTTTAACGCCTTAATATAATCTTTTAATACAGCCGATCCCCCACCCACAAAATAGCAAATTTCAGATTGGGAATTCTTCGCCCATACATTTCTTAAATAGCGATACTCTTTTTTCGCTAACTCTAATAAAATATGGTCTGTAATATCATGGACATTCGTTCGACTTCCTTTTACCATAATATGATTTCGATCATTTTTTCTAGTAATAATGTCCACTACATCTCTGCGGCTATCTAATTCTACTCCGTGTTTGGTTCGAATTTCTTCCCGAATTTGTTCCAATGATTCGGATACACCTAAATTAAACCCTTGTGCTTTATCATCATCAACATTTCGATTTCGAATAACGGCAATATCTGTGGATAAACCACCGATATCTTGGATCAAAATCTGTTTATCTATTATATCCTTGTTGATTACTTTTAAGTCATTATCCATTATTAAATTCACATAAGCAGCGAATCCTTCTGGATAAACTTTAACTTCATCAAACTTTATATTTACTTTTTTACCTTGATATTTTGGTGTTACAAGAAATTCAATTTGATGTACGGAACTTAATAAGTGGGATCGATAAGCTACGTCTTTACCTTCTTTTACTTCTCGCAGAGGTAAACCTGTACCCAGTGTATAGTTTGCATCTATTACTCCATTTTTCTCTTCAAAATCACTAGCGCTTACAGCATCTAGTGCCAATGACGTCAACAACATAATCAATGTTTGATCTTCTTCTGATTTACTACTACCTTGGTCTAATTCTTGAGAGTTCGTTGTCTTTGTAGCTAAACTACCGACTCTATATATAAGATTATTCTCAGATAGAGCAGGGGAGTGTATGCGAATATGTATATTCTCTAAGATTTCCTTATCATCTAACTCTTCAATTCCTATTACTGGTCTTTCTTCCAAATCTGGTGCAATAACATTCGGGATATATAATTCATTTTCTAACTTTCCATAATTTCCTTTTAAAGCATCATTACCTACATCTACTGCAGCAATTCTTGATTTTGTCATCATTTTACTCCTCTCTTCTATTAACCTATGAATCTAGCATATCGTTTTTTTATAAAAATCTCAAGTGATAAAAACATATTGTTTATAATATCGTATACTTGTAATCTTTTTGCAAACATTGATATAGCAATTTGTATTCTTTTTTGTTTACATGTGTACTTTAAATGTTTACGTTTGTTTACATATTTTGTATACATGTAAACTTTAAATTTTAATGATTAATAGCATCGTTTTTTCTTTTTGAGATACATTGTAAATATTTACAATAATTTCTTACAATTCACATCTTTCTATGCTATTATATTTAAAATGGGTATAATAGCCTATACGCAAGCTGATAAAATAACTATGGAAAGGATTTAATCTATGTACCGGTTACGCTTATTTATACTATTTATTTTTGCTTCTGCAATAACTGTTGCATTTTTATCTGGACCAATTAATGTTAGTATTTCTACTTATCTACCTGTGTTCGGGGTCTACTTCCTGTTTACAGCTTTATATTCCAACTTAAAAACAATTGTGAGGACAGGAAATGTAAATGTAGACTATAGCATTTCTTATAATTTGTCTTTAGTTTTGTATACTGGGCCGCTAGGATTATTTATTTTTGAGGTCTTTAGTAGATTTTACGTTTATGTTATCCGCAAAAAAAATGGTACAGCAGATGAGGATGAATTTCTGCACACGTTTTATAATATAGGTGGTCCTACTCTTCTTAATGTAATTGGATACTTTTGCTTCTTTTCCATCTATCCCTATGTAGAGCATCATACATTTGGTATCTGGCTTTTATTAATACCGATCGTTATCATCATTGATTTCTTATCGTCGTTATTACTACTAACGATATTTCATTTTGCAGGTAACATAAATACTGGACAAGATGCATGGGCTTTTATAAAAGGAAAAAGCATTTTAGATACGCTAAAAGGGGCTATTTCCAATGGGTTATTGTTTTTATTTCTAACAGAACAACATTGGGAAGCAATTATTGGGTTATTTATACTGAACTATTTAGTAAGCAGGTCAGCCGTTCTTCAATCTCGGACTCTCCAACATAAGATTGAAAGAGATCGATTTGAACAAATGGCTTAT from Oceanobacillus iheyensis HTE831 encodes:
- a CDS encoding RNA polymerase sigma factor, with product MADDEKKLIKKIKKGNQQAFQKLYQLHVDYALRTAYAISKNKNDASDIVQETFIRVFRNIDSYDINRPFRAWLYRILINESNRLLRKRTRSEVTIDSEQLLDYLGRQSTQSKPLDELDEAIDELEEHHKTVIILKYLNGFSEKEIAEILELNQNTVKSRLYQARNKLRSKLGGREHEWE
- a CDS encoding ParM/StbA family protein, which encodes MTKSRIAAVDVGNDALKGNYGKLENELYIPNVIAPDLEERPVIGIEELDDKEILENIHIRIHSPALSENNLIYRVGSLATKTTNSQELDQGSSKSEEDQTLIMLLTSLALDAVSASDFEEKNGVIDANYTLGTGLPLREVKEGKDVAYRSHLLSSVHQIEFLVTPKYQGKKVNIKFDEVKVYPEGFAAYVNLIMDNDLKVINKDIIDKQILIQDIGGLSTDIAVIRNRNVDDDKAQGFNLGVSESLEQIREEIRTKHGVELDSRRDVVDIITRKNDRNHIMVKGSRTNVHDITDHILLELAKKEYRYLRNVWAKNSQSEICYFVGGGSAVLKDYIKALNNKLDGYNIEFFEDENESIWMMANAYYKLITDFVQKSSPQVVEKEKKTTKSK
- a CDS encoding GGDEF domain-containing protein, whose protein sequence is MYRLRLFILFIFASAITVAFLSGPINVSISTYLPVFGVYFLFTALYSNLKTIVRTGNVNVDYSISYNLSLVLYTGPLGLFIFEVFSRFYVYVIRKKNGTADEDEFLHTFYNIGGPTLLNVIGYFCFFSIYPYVEHHTFGIWLLLIPIVIIIDFLSSLLLLTIFHFAGNINTGQDAWAFIKGKSILDTLKGAISNGLLFLFLTEQHWEAIIGLFILNYLVSRSAVLQSRTLQHKIERDRFEQMAYTDFLTKLHNRTYMNKIMNELNESEQLVGIVVTDIDTFKRINDTFNHNVGDKVIQHFANHIKSKLNEHDYLFRSGGEEFTIILTNRTYEQCQELVLLLKEEVAQTSAQAEYRGDTIHVDYTATFGLNYYDCGEKSDIRKAYIQADELLIKAKNNGKNKVYIVNSTRTNTQEDLDIIE